A stretch of Calditrichota bacterium DNA encodes these proteins:
- a CDS encoding polymer-forming cytoskeletal protein, giving the protein MSWKKDVEEVGRTGELTTIIGRGTVIEGSVSVVNSLRVDGRINGNVSATESLVVGKDGEIKGEVNVTNAVIGGRVEGKILAKGKVVLEAKAYFRGELRTSKLVIDEGAFFDGSCHMAEQPRDRRQAAKQGAEGEVVPVSAS; this is encoded by the coding sequence ATGTCGTGGAAGAAGGATGTAGAGGAGGTGGGGAGAACCGGGGAATTGACTACCATTATTGGGCGCGGCACGGTGATAGAGGGTTCGGTGTCCGTGGTCAATAGCTTGCGGGTAGATGGCCGTATCAATGGCAATGTGTCCGCTACCGAGTCCCTGGTGGTGGGTAAGGATGGAGAGATCAAAGGGGAGGTTAACGTCACCAATGCGGTGATCGGCGGGCGCGTGGAAGGCAAGATACTGGCAAAGGGCAAGGTTGTGCTGGAGGCGAAAGCCTACTTCCGTGGCGAACTCCGTACCAGCAAGCTGGTCATTGATGAAGGTGCCTTCTTTGACGGGAGCTGCCACATGGCAGAGCAGCCTCGCGACAGGAGGCAGGCAGCCAAACAAGGTGCAGAAGGGGAGGTGGTGCCAGTTTCGGCGAGTTGA
- a CDS encoding MotA/TolQ/ExbB proton channel family protein: protein MSELISGFSPSSAGYLFMWLLLFIAAVAVAIFIERFIYIKLKSDINATTFMAEIRKRVKAGEYREALALCEAAKDRALARVVSAGLRKVSESETVDFRSIQNAVDEGTLEVIPKLQNRTGYLAMIANVATLIGLMGTVYGLIIAFRSVSGPGIDPAEKARLLAAGIAVAMNTTFFGLIIAVPTIIAYTWLHNKTTKIIDEIDEHMVKLINLITGNQ, encoded by the coding sequence ATGTCTGAATTGATCAGCGGTTTCAGTCCCAGCAGCGCGGGATACCTATTCATGTGGTTACTTCTCTTCATCGCCGCGGTGGCGGTGGCCATCTTCATCGAGCGCTTCATCTACATCAAGCTGAAGAGCGATATCAATGCCACGACGTTTATGGCTGAGATTCGCAAGCGGGTCAAGGCTGGGGAGTACCGCGAGGCCTTGGCGCTGTGCGAGGCTGCGAAAGACCGGGCCTTGGCGCGGGTTGTCTCCGCCGGGCTGCGCAAAGTGAGCGAGAGCGAGACCGTCGATTTCCGCTCGATCCAGAATGCGGTGGACGAGGGGACACTGGAGGTCATTCCCAAGCTGCAGAACCGCACCGGTTATCTGGCCATGATTGCCAATGTGGCCACGCTCATCGGCTTAATGGGCACGGTGTATGGTTTGATCATTGCATTTCGCAGCGTGTCGGGTCCGGGTATCGACCCGGCGGAGAAGGCGCGCCTCCTGGCAGCAGGCATCGCCGTGGCGATGAACACGACCTTTTTCGGCCTGATCATTGCGGTGCCGACCATCATCGCCTACACCTGGTTGCACAACAAGACCACCAAGATCATCGACGAGATCGATGAGCACATGGTCAAGTTGATTAACTTGATAACTGGGAATCAATAG
- a CDS encoding tetratricopeptide repeat protein: protein MRAFRQDTGWKRWGCGVLLLVVCVLCLSVAPPSPGLPSGADQDTAPLFEERLREYIAWQTEGFLTWLVAKEKQLVQLIRLVSEEGEARAREGQPIEELGFPLVYGPGDSLAAAYAAEIEQLLAIYDDLNNLSKSLTAEDLQLWEEVVRTRDEVASAIDNRKIYAEVGYAPADLGGLIKEFSGELDSLLSVYDRLDLLARHPAAQANPQTQEEIARQKAQIAAALTQVRPPSAVEQRLLEAYLAEVDSLVRVLQTLDTLPVPPGDSAAVVRETVLRTKWELLDRIDQRMVRLAGYKGPLPGTGPTVSEFLAEWEKERSADLEARFTPYLVAKRRLIAQASDAQRDRMLARELKDALAQYAQGDYVLAELQLAAVLDDYGEYYRGLDPVTFYRSECFLAQGFLDAALAGYQEIVEKQPGSEYYTESLLRLMQISGVYGWKADFYRYFEQLAAAADRAHPQELHRAYMLAGESMFRDGRLQAALQTLDKIPASSPHWLEARFLTGVIYAAQNNYNEAVTIFSELADRTTLPWTDQRAVEIRNAALLRLGLIAYQRGDYSRAEEYFARVSSGYAERDKSVIAAAWAAFKQGNYELALATCQRLVAEFPASSYSYEAVVLAAHCSRILGKSDQALAGHRYVVDAQGVVDIAGLYRTELQRLLAQVQALNRLEREALDRRDMATYPEVVRLRQAIQRSLEAVRFRSNLGTRVIADLHEEAQGLLDQIEALGVLIADAQAAGREDLANEADRRRFRLLEILIDLQNRPASLNSSYLVDFPAVAREMEMRYRAQSIATVVRELEVERNRVATSLENIRQLQANGGQAPFSARFELELIERRLRMLQNNLSRFRMWLATQPVQEIGSQLQEWADRAGLEMSDISYSSLQDHEAAIETYADQLAAVDALFAQRRQALDAYLQQLNQQLANLSAQLEAKRVAQEREERALYFKTAYFDTTESEQVLPRKSMRPQQQD from the coding sequence ATGAGAGCGTTTCGGCAAGACACAGGGTGGAAGAGGTGGGGCTGCGGGGTGCTCCTCCTCGTGGTGTGCGTGCTCTGCCTGTCGGTGGCGCCGCCTTCTCCTGGCCTGCCGTCCGGTGCGGACCAGGATACTGCTCCCCTGTTTGAGGAACGCCTCCGTGAGTACATCGCCTGGCAGACTGAGGGCTTTCTCACCTGGCTGGTTGCCAAGGAAAAGCAGCTCGTCCAACTGATCAGGCTTGTCTCCGAAGAAGGGGAGGCGCGTGCCAGGGAGGGGCAGCCGATTGAGGAGCTCGGCTTTCCGCTTGTCTACGGCCCTGGCGATTCGCTGGCAGCCGCCTACGCCGCGGAGATCGAACAACTGCTCGCCATCTACGATGACCTCAACAACCTGAGCAAGTCTCTCACGGCAGAGGATCTGCAGCTGTGGGAGGAAGTAGTTCGCACTCGGGATGAAGTCGCCTCGGCCATCGATAACCGCAAGATTTACGCGGAAGTCGGCTATGCCCCTGCCGATCTGGGCGGGCTCATTAAGGAGTTCTCCGGCGAGTTGGACTCGCTCTTGTCCGTGTACGATCGCCTCGACCTGCTGGCGCGTCACCCGGCTGCCCAGGCCAATCCTCAGACCCAAGAGGAGATCGCCCGGCAGAAGGCACAGATTGCAGCTGCGTTGACCCAGGTGCGGCCCCCCTCGGCGGTCGAACAGCGACTGTTGGAGGCCTATCTGGCGGAAGTGGATAGTTTGGTGCGCGTGCTCCAGACATTGGACACGCTTCCTGTTCCCCCTGGTGATAGCGCGGCGGTGGTCAGAGAGACGGTCCTGCGCACAAAGTGGGAGCTCCTGGACAGAATCGACCAACGCATGGTGCGGCTGGCTGGCTACAAGGGACCTCTCCCGGGGACAGGGCCAACCGTGTCGGAGTTTCTTGCTGAATGGGAGAAAGAGCGTTCGGCCGATCTGGAAGCACGCTTTACCCCCTACCTGGTAGCAAAGCGCAGGCTCATCGCCCAAGCCAGTGATGCGCAGCGCGACCGAATGCTGGCCCGCGAACTCAAAGACGCCTTGGCTCAGTACGCGCAAGGTGACTACGTGCTGGCCGAGCTGCAGCTGGCCGCGGTACTCGATGATTATGGCGAGTACTATCGGGGGTTGGACCCGGTAACCTTCTACCGCAGCGAGTGCTTCCTGGCGCAGGGCTTCCTCGACGCCGCACTGGCAGGCTACCAGGAGATTGTGGAGAAGCAGCCGGGCTCCGAGTATTACACCGAATCTCTCCTGCGCCTGATGCAGATAAGCGGCGTGTACGGCTGGAAGGCCGATTTCTACCGCTATTTCGAGCAGTTGGCTGCCGCTGCGGACCGAGCGCACCCCCAGGAGCTGCATAGGGCGTATATGCTGGCCGGCGAGTCTATGTTTCGGGACGGGCGGCTGCAGGCGGCTTTGCAGACACTTGACAAGATTCCCGCCTCCTCGCCTCACTGGCTGGAGGCGCGTTTTCTCACCGGCGTGATCTATGCGGCGCAGAATAACTACAACGAGGCGGTGACCATATTCTCCGAGCTGGCCGACCGCACCACCCTCCCCTGGACTGACCAGCGCGCCGTGGAGATTCGCAACGCGGCGCTACTCAGGCTGGGGCTCATCGCCTACCAGCGGGGTGACTACAGCCGTGCAGAGGAGTACTTTGCCCGCGTTTCGTCCGGTTATGCGGAGCGCGACAAAAGCGTGATCGCCGCAGCTTGGGCAGCGTTCAAGCAGGGCAACTACGAGCTTGCCTTGGCCACGTGCCAGCGGCTGGTGGCGGAATTCCCGGCCTCGTCGTATTCGTACGAAGCAGTGGTACTGGCTGCCCATTGCAGCCGCATCTTGGGCAAGAGCGACCAAGCGCTGGCCGGGCACCGCTATGTGGTTGATGCACAGGGCGTGGTGGACATTGCCGGGCTGTACCGAACAGAGCTTCAGCGCCTCCTTGCGCAGGTGCAGGCACTCAACCGTCTGGAGCGCGAGGCATTGGACCGGCGCGACATGGCCACGTACCCGGAGGTAGTTCGCCTGCGTCAGGCCATCCAGAGGTCGCTGGAGGCGGTGCGCTTCCGCTCCAATCTTGGCACGAGAGTCATCGCAGACTTGCACGAAGAGGCGCAAGGGCTGTTGGACCAGATCGAGGCGCTGGGCGTGCTCATCGCCGATGCCCAGGCTGCGGGGCGCGAGGATCTGGCCAATGAGGCGGATCGACGGCGCTTTCGCCTTCTGGAAATCCTCATCGACTTGCAGAATCGGCCGGCCTCCTTGAACTCGAGCTATTTAGTGGACTTTCCGGCTGTTGCCCGGGAAATGGAGATGCGCTACCGGGCGCAATCCATTGCCACCGTGGTCCGAGAACTTGAAGTCGAACGCAACCGGGTGGCAACCAGTTTGGAGAACATCCGTCAGCTGCAAGCCAATGGCGGGCAGGCACCGTTCAGTGCGCGCTTCGAGCTGGAGCTCATCGAGCGGCGCTTGCGCATGCTGCAAAACAACCTCAGCCGCTTCCGGATGTGGCTGGCGACACAACCCGTCCAGGAGATCGGGTCTCAGCTTCAGGAGTGGGCCGATCGCGCGGGCCTGGAAATGAGCGACATCAGCTACAGCTCGCTGCAAGACCATGAGGCAGCTATCGAAACGTATGCCGACCAGCTGGCGGCAGTCGATGCTCTTTTTGCCCAACGCCGTCAGGCACTGGACGCCTACCTGCAGCAGCTGAATCAGCAGCTGGCCAACCTGAGCGCACAATTGGAAGCAAAGAGAGTGGCCCAAGAGCGGGAAGAACGAGCTCTCTACTTCAAGACCGCCTACTTTGACACTACCGAGAGCGAACAGGTCTTGCCCCGCAAGTCCATGCGACCACAGCAGCAGGACTAA
- a CDS encoding ParB/RepB/Spo0J family partition protein yields the protein MARKPALGKGLRALIPDIPPGNEQGAPAIQDVAVDSVLPNPFQPREHFDAQALEELKASIAERGLVQPITVRRFDGRYQLIAGERRLRAVRELGLPTIPAYVLDVRTDEEMLELSIIENIHREDLNPLEVARGYQRLIDECHLTQEEVAQKVGKDRSTVANFLRLLKLPRRIQESLANGELSMGHARALITLNNSEDQIRIWQQTVKHALSVRRVEQLVREAMQGARQSKPPAPRDLPPQLREMENRLRHALATQVHIKPRGQRGSIEIEYYSDEDLERLTGLICRAM from the coding sequence ATGGCTCGTAAACCTGCGCTGGGCAAGGGTCTGCGAGCGCTCATCCCTGACATACCGCCAGGCAATGAGCAAGGTGCGCCCGCGATTCAGGACGTGGCGGTCGACAGCGTGCTCCCCAACCCGTTCCAGCCGCGGGAGCACTTTGACGCGCAAGCGTTGGAGGAGCTCAAGGCCTCCATTGCCGAGAGAGGCTTGGTGCAACCCATCACCGTCCGCCGCTTCGATGGCCGCTATCAGCTCATTGCGGGGGAGCGCCGGCTGCGCGCAGTGCGTGAACTCGGCTTGCCCACCATTCCAGCCTACGTCCTCGACGTTCGCACCGACGAGGAGATGCTGGAGCTTTCCATTATCGAGAACATCCATCGCGAGGACCTCAACCCTCTGGAGGTGGCCCGCGGTTATCAGCGCCTCATCGACGAGTGCCATCTCACCCAGGAGGAAGTCGCGCAGAAGGTCGGGAAAGATCGCTCGACGGTCGCCAACTTCTTGCGGCTTCTTAAACTGCCGCGCCGCATTCAGGAGAGCCTGGCCAATGGCGAACTGAGCATGGGGCACGCTCGTGCCCTCATAACCCTTAACAACAGCGAGGACCAGATCCGCATCTGGCAGCAGACGGTCAAGCACGCCTTATCGGTGCGCCGCGTGGAGCAGCTGGTGCGCGAAGCCATGCAGGGCGCGCGGCAGAGCAAACCACCCGCGCCACGCGATCTGCCGCCACAGCTACGGGAAATGGAAAACCGCTTGCGCCATGCCCTGGCAACCCAGGTGCACATTAAGCCGCGAGGCCAGAGGGGGAGCATCGAGATCGAGTACTACTCCGACGAGGACCTTGAACGCCTCACCGGCCTCATCTGCCGTGCCATGTAG
- a CDS encoding ParA family protein, translated as DLKVEGVLLTMFDSRLNLSLQVAEDVRRYFEGRVFSTVIHRNVRLSEAPSFGKPIILYDAICTGAENYMQLAEEIIKNGS; from the coding sequence CGACCTGAAGGTGGAAGGCGTGTTGCTGACCATGTTCGACAGTCGCCTGAACCTGTCACTGCAGGTGGCAGAGGACGTGCGCCGCTATTTCGAAGGGCGGGTGTTTTCCACGGTGATTCACCGCAACGTGCGGCTGAGTGAAGCCCCCAGCTTTGGCAAGCCCATCATCCTCTACGATGCCATCTGCACAGGGGCAGAGAACTACATGCAGCTGGCAGAGGAGATTATCAAGAATGGCTCGTAA
- a CDS encoding M23 family metallopeptidase: protein MIKHKRHKRSVSVLIVPDDKGEPVSFTLSNRRVQWLKVGGVLLAVHILLGFAAYWRYAVVHQENQKLIAVNQELRESTLRIEQMSKELAALEDSHNKIRAALGIGVETSRRRSESLARLGRRPELAEAATGGPEYPPRSQSDDRTMTYVEESDSKTEDYARSLPTLLPVHGYLSARFSAMADEKGKIHPGIDLVADSGTPIRAAGDGIVVFAGWSHDLGNMVLLYHGNGFFTLYGHARQVLVSSRDFVRKGDHIALLGSSGESSGPHLHFEVWKDGVAVDPQDYILALKD from the coding sequence GTGATCAAACACAAGCGACACAAGCGCAGCGTCTCGGTTCTCATCGTCCCGGACGATAAGGGGGAGCCAGTTTCCTTTACCCTCAGCAACCGCCGGGTGCAATGGCTCAAGGTCGGCGGGGTGCTACTGGCTGTGCATATCCTCTTGGGGTTCGCTGCCTACTGGCGCTACGCGGTGGTCCACCAGGAGAATCAGAAACTGATTGCGGTCAACCAGGAGTTGAGAGAGAGCACCCTGCGCATCGAGCAGATGAGCAAGGAGCTGGCCGCGCTCGAGGATTCGCACAACAAGATCAGAGCGGCATTGGGCATCGGTGTGGAAACCAGCCGCCGGCGCAGCGAATCTCTGGCGCGTCTGGGCAGGAGGCCGGAACTCGCGGAGGCTGCTACCGGTGGGCCTGAGTATCCGCCCCGTAGCCAGTCTGACGACCGCACCATGACCTATGTTGAGGAATCCGACAGCAAGACGGAGGACTATGCGCGAAGTCTTCCCACGCTTTTGCCGGTACACGGTTATCTGAGCGCGCGCTTCAGCGCGATGGCAGACGAAAAGGGCAAAATCCACCCGGGCATTGACTTGGTGGCAGACAGCGGGACACCGATTCGAGCCGCAGGCGACGGGATTGTGGTCTTTGCCGGATGGAGCCACGACCTGGGCAACATGGTCCTTCTCTACCATGGGAACGGCTTTTTCACGCTGTATGGCCATGCGCGGCAGGTGCTGGTCTCTTCCCGTGATTTTGTCCGGAAGGGCGACCACATTGCTCTGCTGGGAAGCTCGGGGGAAAGTTCAGGCCCCCATCTTCATTTCGAGGTGTGGAAAGATGGCGTGGCGGTGGATCCCCAAGACTACATTCTTGCGCTGAAGGATTGA
- a CDS encoding tetratricopeptide repeat protein: protein MQPRRSPVARALLVAGIVLVVAGSSLAQTSADSLTMVLKSLYGDSVVASYSLEELQAYRQLYASRLAAREKERVALRQRGIRDAELFVAQNPQSRILDEVMMRLAELHYEQAEDDYLAAMRQYEEELAAFERGERNSPPVEPRKDFSKALALLQTVRERFPHSQYVDDALYNQAFILEALGQDTVAVGLYQRVVEEFPQSSYLPNALMRIGEYYFSPPRNDLPKAIEFYRQVLKFSDSPRYDEALYRLGWSHYRLSQFPEAVSYFTLLADDIDRYSPLDARGAFTNPALRDESVEYIAISFLDYGGPARAADYLNKIGGRPYGAQILKRMGDGYLREKEEFRNAIYAYELLLALYPDSPLAPAVQSRIVEAYRLLKDEPKAYLSRNQLVSLYGEGSSWWAKNTDPGVRAEAQRLAEEALRDNITFLYQKGEATGDRDFYEQAVSDSRKYLEKFPADSSAPRIHWNMALTLDAHLHDYAAAYTEYIAISQKYWNSRYQRQAAENAVALAREAAREAVAAAAAQAAVAREQQPGAVTKESAATIHARLVHPPTPLHPAEERLAEAYDNYIMLFPHEPQTARMLVNAGALYYNHNQFKEALKYFKTLVKHFPDSEELASARYIIMESYFGKMDFASAEVVAKKIIEDNPSPELVTKARRRLAESIFLAAELLAESEEHYKAGEEFDRVVAEVPDIEFGDLALFNAALEFDKAKEFNRAIETYLRLLAGWPASAYRLDALNNLAFDYREVDDFHNAALTYGRLAELHSDPEKAKDALYNASICHAAAEEWEQAIRVNRQFLARYPDAREAEDLAYDIAGYYLKLKDWQNASAAYGEFVSKYPASPRVVESYYRRGEYFAEAGDGERAASEYRRAVSSHEELKAKGLPGNDFYAAEALFALCELQYARFAAIELRLPKTQLQRSLQEKRDLLLQLVKDYTRVASMGTLRLYEATYRVGTCYEEFARSYARQEIPRLDPAEEAVARNEAAEVAAQLYRRATDSYRNSIGVLTRLAEDYRRQLPVPPGADSLQVAASDSVLRVANRWIGRCKEKVCENLYTIGELKKASAERLLAVPLPPGLDLLTAVEYRRQLLMVAVKPLLDDAAGAYAESVEAAEQLGVQNQLVALAKSSAIEVSNMLPDLFAALAAEVLQDYRNREAQYLALLETGARVTQAGEELVELADQMANLLEFGAAFAVNFSQGYQETLNRARKHGLDGQGVAVTEQKLTQSLFHYVERLDSISGTTKQRGQAFVARYREQQEELYKKAALTFQDNYFAAHDGLQQILRAGVAACDSLGIDNVWARNLVLHLARFEPDAYAPRLGLQVMADTLATDLEWRAASQYTKGWPALDFDDQSWAVPTVVVHVGGHTGPPGLYLWCVHPETVSVRFDSLAQAFVPQVEQRRGPVAYLRRRFSVEGLPVAGQVRLAADGSYNLFVNGNFVAQVVQPPEKPLGVYVHEVTDLLQEGENVVAVEAKDVDGEIDGLQVLLTWRTIPGWKEERQRLAPLVLDEKEKELLIQKREQIP, encoded by the coding sequence ATGCAGCCAAGAAGGTCACCGGTGGCAAGGGCCTTGCTGGTAGCAGGGATTGTCCTGGTGGTCGCCGGGTCATCTCTGGCGCAGACGTCTGCGGATTCGCTGACCATGGTGCTCAAGTCGCTGTATGGCGATAGCGTCGTGGCCAGCTACTCACTGGAGGAGTTGCAGGCCTACCGCCAGCTGTACGCCAGCCGCTTGGCGGCACGCGAGAAGGAGCGGGTGGCCCTTCGCCAGCGTGGCATCCGCGACGCCGAGCTCTTTGTTGCTCAAAATCCGCAGAGTCGCATCCTCGACGAAGTGATGATGCGCCTTGCCGAGCTTCACTATGAACAGGCAGAGGACGATTACCTGGCGGCTATGCGCCAGTACGAGGAGGAGCTTGCCGCCTTCGAGCGCGGCGAGAGGAACTCCCCTCCAGTGGAGCCGCGCAAGGATTTTAGCAAGGCATTAGCCCTGCTGCAGACGGTGAGGGAGAGGTTTCCGCACAGCCAGTACGTGGACGATGCCCTCTACAACCAGGCTTTTATCCTTGAAGCATTGGGCCAGGATACCGTGGCGGTGGGGCTGTATCAGCGCGTGGTGGAGGAATTCCCGCAAAGCAGCTATCTGCCCAATGCGCTCATGCGCATCGGGGAGTATTACTTCAGCCCGCCGCGGAACGATTTGCCTAAGGCCATCGAGTTCTACCGGCAGGTCCTCAAGTTCTCGGACAGCCCCCGCTACGATGAGGCTTTGTACCGCTTGGGATGGAGTCACTATCGGCTCAGCCAATTCCCTGAGGCTGTATCCTACTTTACGCTGCTGGCGGATGACATCGATCGGTACTCGCCCTTGGACGCCCGCGGGGCCTTCACCAACCCGGCCCTGCGTGACGAATCGGTCGAGTACATCGCCATCAGCTTCTTGGATTACGGGGGACCCGCGCGTGCTGCAGACTACCTGAACAAGATCGGCGGGCGACCGTATGGCGCGCAGATTCTCAAGCGCATGGGCGACGGCTACCTGAGGGAGAAGGAAGAGTTCCGCAACGCCATCTATGCCTACGAGCTGCTCCTGGCCCTCTATCCCGACAGTCCGCTGGCGCCGGCGGTGCAAAGCCGCATTGTCGAGGCTTATCGTCTGCTCAAAGATGAGCCTAAGGCGTATCTGAGCCGGAATCAACTGGTGAGTCTCTATGGCGAAGGCTCCAGTTGGTGGGCGAAGAACACCGACCCAGGCGTACGGGCAGAGGCGCAACGGCTGGCTGAAGAGGCCTTGCGCGACAATATCACCTTCCTGTACCAGAAAGGCGAAGCCACAGGTGACCGGGATTTTTACGAGCAGGCAGTTAGTGACAGTCGAAAGTACTTGGAAAAGTTCCCTGCCGATTCCAGTGCGCCGCGCATTCACTGGAACATGGCCTTGACGCTTGATGCTCACCTGCACGACTATGCGGCCGCTTACACGGAGTACATCGCAATTAGCCAGAAATATTGGAATTCGCGCTATCAGAGGCAGGCGGCCGAAAACGCCGTTGCCTTAGCGCGCGAGGCGGCCCGAGAAGCGGTGGCGGCTGCTGCTGCCCAGGCGGCAGTTGCCCGCGAGCAACAGCCAGGGGCGGTGACCAAGGAGAGTGCGGCAACCATCCATGCGCGTCTTGTCCATCCGCCGACGCCACTCCACCCGGCGGAGGAACGCCTCGCCGAGGCATACGATAACTACATCATGCTCTTCCCCCACGAGCCGCAGACGGCGCGCATGTTGGTCAATGCCGGGGCGCTGTACTACAACCACAATCAATTCAAAGAGGCGCTCAAGTACTTCAAGACGCTTGTCAAACACTTCCCCGACAGTGAAGAGCTGGCGAGCGCTCGGTATATCATCATGGAAAGCTACTTCGGCAAAATGGATTTTGCCAGTGCCGAGGTAGTGGCAAAGAAGATCATAGAGGACAACCCCTCGCCGGAGCTGGTCACCAAGGCGCGCCGTAGGCTTGCGGAATCCATCTTCTTGGCCGCCGAGCTGCTCGCCGAATCGGAGGAGCACTACAAGGCAGGGGAAGAATTTGACCGCGTGGTGGCGGAGGTTCCCGATATTGAATTTGGCGACCTGGCGCTGTTCAATGCTGCGCTGGAGTTCGACAAGGCCAAGGAGTTCAATCGCGCCATCGAAACCTATCTCCGCTTGTTAGCTGGCTGGCCCGCTTCTGCCTATCGCCTGGACGCGCTCAACAACTTGGCTTTCGATTACCGGGAGGTGGACGATTTCCACAACGCGGCGTTGACCTACGGGCGACTCGCTGAGCTGCACAGCGACCCGGAGAAGGCCAAGGATGCCTTGTACAATGCCAGCATTTGCCATGCAGCCGCTGAGGAATGGGAACAAGCCATCCGCGTGAACCGCCAGTTTCTCGCTCGCTACCCAGACGCCAGGGAAGCCGAAGACCTCGCGTACGACATCGCTGGCTACTATCTGAAGCTGAAGGATTGGCAGAACGCCAGCGCGGCCTATGGGGAGTTTGTCAGCAAGTACCCAGCGTCGCCCCGCGTGGTGGAGAGCTACTACCGGCGCGGCGAATACTTTGCCGAGGCTGGCGACGGCGAACGTGCCGCCAGCGAGTACCGCAGGGCGGTGAGTAGCCACGAGGAGCTGAAGGCAAAGGGGTTGCCAGGCAACGACTTCTACGCCGCCGAAGCCCTCTTTGCACTTTGTGAACTTCAGTATGCTCGTTTTGCTGCCATTGAACTCCGGCTGCCCAAGACCCAACTGCAGCGCTCGCTGCAGGAGAAGCGCGACCTCCTGTTGCAGTTGGTGAAAGACTACACGCGCGTGGCCAGCATGGGGACGCTAAGGCTTTACGAGGCCACCTACCGCGTAGGCACCTGCTACGAAGAGTTCGCACGTAGTTACGCGCGCCAGGAAATCCCACGGCTGGACCCTGCTGAGGAAGCGGTTGCGCGGAACGAGGCGGCCGAGGTGGCCGCTCAACTCTACCGCCGGGCCACCGATTCCTACCGCAATTCGATTGGCGTATTGACGCGTCTTGCGGAGGATTACCGGCGCCAGCTCCCTGTGCCGCCAGGCGCCGATTCGCTGCAGGTCGCTGCGAGCGACAGCGTTCTTCGGGTGGCCAACCGCTGGATCGGGCGGTGCAAGGAGAAGGTGTGTGAAAACCTCTATACCATTGGCGAGTTGAAAAAAGCCTCAGCCGAACGACTCCTTGCCGTGCCGCTGCCACCCGGCCTTGACCTGCTTACTGCCGTTGAGTACCGTCGCCAGCTGTTGATGGTCGCCGTAAAGCCGCTACTTGATGACGCAGCTGGCGCCTATGCAGAGAGCGTTGAGGCGGCGGAACAACTTGGCGTACAAAACCAGCTTGTGGCACTCGCCAAGAGCAGCGCCATTGAGGTCTCGAATATGCTCCCGGACCTCTTTGCCGCCTTGGCGGCTGAGGTCCTGCAAGATTACCGGAACAGGGAGGCCCAGTATCTCGCCCTGCTGGAGACGGGTGCTCGCGTGACCCAAGCCGGTGAGGAGCTGGTGGAGCTGGCAGATCAGATGGCCAATTTGCTGGAATTTGGCGCGGCATTTGCAGTCAATTTCAGCCAGGGCTACCAGGAAACCCTAAACCGCGCGCGCAAACACGGACTCGATGGCCAAGGGGTGGCCGTCACTGAACAGAAACTGACCCAGAGTCTCTTCCACTACGTCGAAAGACTCGATAGCATCTCTGGCACGACCAAGCAGCGCGGCCAGGCGTTTGTGGCCCGTTATCGCGAGCAGCAAGAAGAGTTGTACAAGAAGGCCGCCCTCACTTTCCAGGATAATTACTTCGCTGCCCACGACGGATTGCAGCAGATCCTGCGTGCTGGTGTCGCAGCCTGCGATTCGCTTGGCATCGACAATGTCTGGGCCAGAAACCTGGTTCTGCACTTGGCGCGTTTCGAGCCCGACGCCTACGCGCCTCGCCTCGGCCTTCAGGTAATGGCGGATACGCTGGCCACCGATCTCGAATGGCGAGCGGCCTCGCAGTACACCAAGGGCTGGCCAGCGCTGGATTTTGACGATCAGAGTTGGGCAGTGCCAACGGTGGTGGTGCATGTGGGGGGCCACACTGGGCCGCCGGGTTTGTACCTCTGGTGCGTGCACCCTGAAACGGTGAGTGTACGCTTCGACTCCCTCGCCCAAGCCTTTGTGCCGCAGGTGGAACAACGGCGCGGACCGGTGGCCTACCTGCGGCGCAGGTTCAGCGTCGAGGGTCTGCCGGTGGCCGGTCAGGTGCGCCTGGCTGCAGATGGCTCCTATAACCTGTTCGTCAACGGGAACTTTGTGGCACAGGTCGTTCAGCCGCCAGAAAAGCCGCTTGGCGTGTACGTGCACGAGGTGACCGACCTCCTCCAAGAGGGAGAGAACGTGGTGGCCGTCGAGGCGAAAGATGTGGACGGCGAAATCGATGGCCTGCAGGTGCTGCTGACGTGGCGCACCATTCCCGGGTGGAAGGAAGAGCGGCAGCGACTTGCTCCGCTCGTGCTGGACGAGAAGGAAAAGGAGCTGCTTATCCAAAAGCGGGAGCAGATCCCTTAA